TTCATTAAATAGTATTATCATAGGTAACTGGCTGCTTATGAACTGAATATATTGTTTCAATCAAGCACTGCTGTGTTTAGTAATTATAgttattgtaattttaaattgCCTGTAGaatctttcttaaaaaaaaataaataaaaagagactTTTTTAATAGtaaatcatctctctctctctcgatagatagatagatagatagaggtagaaactgagataaaaaaaaatgctcattTATTTTGCACTTAGGTCAGATTGCCCTCCTTTGCTTATATCACAATTCCCCTTTCATAGCAAACCCAGCACATAATGTTATTTAGGAGGGAGCATCTGAAGTTATGGAAAAGACATTTGAAAAATCAGACCAATGTAAAAAGGTGTGGCGTATCTAATTTCGTAAAAGTGAACAATAGCTGATTACAATTTCCAAGATTTTAggccaaattaaaataaaacacaagacaACTGTCCCTCAAtcatcttaaaaaacaaaaaacaaaacatgttaatacagcaagtgtttttgtgtgaagatcactaaaacattttaataaaagaaacatccttttttttttctttaacagtgGCTTGCAAGGATATTAAAGAAATGATAAACCTCTTCTTTATCAAATACTGCCACTTCTGTTGAGCACTCCAAGCATTTCACTGGATGATATTTCTCCTCTTGGTCTGTCTGGGTCTCTTCTGCAGCCTCTTGACTATTTGGCTTCATCTTTTTGCTGCGATTCTTCCTCCTTTTATCCATCGGTCCTTTATATCTTAAAACTTCTTCTCTATTTACTGTGCAGTTCATCACAAACATGGCTCTGTACTGCGTTCTGTACTTCTCatgtctgaaaaaaataaataaaagttttggaAAACCCCACAATAAATTAAAACCTTTAATTAAGAAGAACAGTGTATTATACAGATTTAGGGTATTTCTGATGTTTTATTAACCTTTGACAGTCAAGGCACAATGTTGTCATACAAGCCGGGCAATTTAGAACGGCATCACTGTGCAGTAGTGGCTTGGACTTCCCTCTCTGACCAGACAGTTCTCTCTCCTTTCTTTGTCCCCTAAACCTGTTTGAAGGTTGgggtgaaagaaaaaaacacaatcagtTAAATTGCAAATCCCTTCTTTTTCAGCAAGTTCAACTGGTGTTCACAAAACAGAATTGTACTAAAGGCTTctgcacaaccccccccccccccccccccaaaaaaaaaaagtatattcatTTATCTATAGATCTATGATGTTTTTTGGAAGCTTTATTTTGATAATTGGCAAAAAATTGTAACTCACGTACCCCCTCCTTTGGGAATCCACCCAGGCCTGGTCTCGGTCATCCTCGTCAGGATCATAAAGCAATTCATCATTTGTCGGTATTTTGCGCTGCTTCTTTTTCTTCCTGGTTTCTGGGTTTTCTGAAATATTCAAAACACAGTAAAGAACTGGAAGGAAGTCTTATTCTCCTTATGGAGTGGGTAAGCtggtaatgtgaaaaaaataatctctGTGGTGTACAGCAATACCAGAAGTGGAGGAGTTCATTATGTTAAAAAACAGTCAAGTTACATCCATACGTACTGAGTGTTCCCTCGTCTTCAGAATCAGTGTCAAAGTATACGTCATCATAGTACTCTGTTTGGGATCCTCCTTGAATATGGCTGGTTCCACCTTGGATCTGGCCACTACTGGAGGATGCCCCTGCTTTATAAAAGTCCAGAAATGTTGGTCAATATTACTATTGAGTTTAACATAAACAACACATGTGTATACAACAGATTCTGGAGTTTTATTGCATAAAATGTTATACAAATCTAGGATCTAAGCACAAAATAAATTGGATGAAAATAGGGAACTTGGTACTCATCATTAAAAGTCTCGCCAGTGCGTTGAGACGattaaaaaaggcaaatagaatgttaggctatACTGCAAAAATACAAGTCTAGGTTATATGAAGAATATATAATACCCTAGTTAGACCCCCACCTAGAAAATACTGTGTCctgttttggtcacctcactacaaaaaaaatgcattattacaCTTAAAGGTACAGAAAAGGGCAACTTGAAATGTAAGAGGAGACTTGATTGAAATCTACTGAATcctaaattatataaaataaactacTTAAAATTAGCACAGTGGGGGCATAAAGGGAAGCCGAGTAAAATTAAGTTTAGAACAGTAGatagaaaacactttttttccttTAACAGTTAAAAATGCATGGCATAGCTTAACAGGGGACCTAGGATCTTAAACAATTGGAACAATTAGAAAAATACCAATTAAAGAAGATTCCCCTAGTAGGGGCGAATGGTGTGCCAACAAGGAACAAGCCTTGAATGGCAGAGCACTCTTGTTCCCAAACATTTCCTATGGTATGTATCTGACAGGATGTTGGTGTGAATAAAAATTGATATAAGGGAAGGGCTGATTACCTGTTACGGGGGTTGCCCAACTGCCTTCAATGGATTTCATGGTGGTATTTAGTTCTGTTTCCATCTCCTTTTCAAACTCATCTTCACTAGACGATTCACTTTCCCCTGTCAAATACTCCCGCAGTAACTTGCGTTTCTGGTCCGACGTGCCATGAAGAAGCACGTCCAGCTCATCTTCTGAGCTaaagaatgagaaagaaagatatTATGAATAAAATGAACAATTCTACAATACATActggacattattatttgttttacatttttatttatttatttatttatttatttatttatttattcattcattcatttttaaagttGGCTCATTTTGTAAAATCTTAAACTCAAAATATTGTGTACATTATAAAAAGTTTAGAAAGCTTTACCTCTGGTTAAACTAAAATGTTTATAGTATGtagtaaatataattttttttccctGGATTACTAGGACATTTTTCTACACAGCAACCAGATAAACCATCCAAGCACTTGTATTACACACTAATGAAATTGCAGTTACTTTTACTCATGCTACGAGGGATGGTACACAAATCAAGTATATAAACAGAGATTATGTTTGTGTTTTCTGATAAATAAAACAACCGGCCCTTAAAAACATGGCTATGTTCCTGTAGCTTATTGTGACACGTTTAATATCGTAGATTCAAGCGTTGTCAAAATATACACCCAACGTCTGTTAAATTACTAAATATCGGTTCCAGTAAAGAGTAatctttttaaagtatttaaccCATAAAAGCACCGCTGCAATATCGTGGCTTTTCTACTCCAGAGTAAGTTGAAGAATGTCGCATTGCGTTCGCCGTACCTGCTCGCTGCTCTCTCTTCATCACTTGGCTCCTCAATAGGATATGAGTCGTATTCTTCTACTCGGTTCATTTCTAGTCATGGACAATAAGCGCGATGTACAGctacaataattacaattatattatacTGACTCGATAAAAACAAACCGTGTCTAGAACGACAACATACACGTTCCAATAAATATTGTGTTCCTACCAACGTCAAGCAACTCTGAAACAATAGTTCCGCCTATTCAGTCTCAACAGCATCGTTTgctttacctaaagtaacattacaTTTGGTGCAAATCTGGGTCTGTAAAAACAGGAGAATGTTTCCAAATTTCTTTAATTATCGAAGGTTTCGCTGATTTTAACaagtgtcattttgtttttttttaacttatgtgCAGTAGTCAACAAGAAATACTGGTTTGTTGCTAGCTGATCTGTTTTAAATTTCTGACATTTCTTCTTGTCTAAGGGCTCAGGTGATCATTGGCACGTCAACGCTTCTTCCGCtggtactacttttttttttttaggatgttttattattattattattattattattattattattattattattattattattttgtatccctgattttaaaatagtttgtcatttttgtttatttttaaatttgaaagtatTTCCattacaaacataaataaatacaaaagcttcagtactgtttaaaatgatctctctctctctctctctctctctctctatatatatatatatatatatatatatatattgccagtGCAATGCACAGATGCAGTCCATGGTCACATCACAGGCCCCAACATAATGGCTGTAACATTCAACCACCTATTTGGATATGACCTGCAAAACTAATTTGGCAGGCTTTTTGACAAATGATAATTTACACCTGGGTACAGAAACCCATGGTACACAACCCAGAATAAAAGAGCACCATCCAATCCACAGTAAAAAACACCTTTAAGGATGTCTAGTGCGACTGTTTTTAAAGACACACAAGGTCATCATCTTGTTCATTTACCTAAACATCTTCACAGATGCTAAACAACATCTGGTTAGTTGAAGATGCAATACAAATCAGAGGCTGTGGGTATTGTAGGTGTTGCTCCTATAATTACAATGTAACACATATTGTACGAGATACCTTTGTGGTTGTGCTTTGTTTTATCCTTATTCCTAATTTCTAGATTGGGGCGTGGCAGGACGGAcgccctgcacgtgtaaatagtgtGATGTGTTTGTTGTGTAAACGTgcgtttggcagggatggggttaaatctgtccctgccaccAATCACGCGTGGCCATTCCCTAATGGCatttgagtgctaattggggaatgaccaCATGTATATGAAGGAATGAAAGAATCCTTTGTTGGGGAGAGTTAGTTTAGGGTAAAGACTGAGAACAGTGGGTTGTGCTCTCAGTTTAGGCACTGTGATAGcagttttgatttgtatttgtttaaacattttatttataaaagtgCCCATACACACTTAAATTGCAGCTTTTCATCTTCGTGTCTACTTTCTGCAGATAACCAGCCTTGGGTGTGATGCTGCTGTCACAGGGCAATTTCAGGCCTTTGTACTACATTCGCTTTCTAGATTATAACCATACTAATGGATCGTGAATATTTACTTTCTCATGAAGAAAAAATAGTCCACTAACATATAAAAAATACCATCTGCTTCTGGATTTCAATCTAAATCGTAAATTGGGTCTTGTTGGAAAGTATGTTTTTTATTCACATAGCAATGCAAGTAAAGAATGAGCTCAACAGATACACATTCATTTTGTAAGCAGGAACATGTTACTTCCTCTGTGTGCACAAACTTCTACTTGCTAAACATAATATTTTGATTGAAAAGGAGTTCTGCAGCTGTAACCTTCTACAGCCCCTGGGCTTCCAGCCTTTGATTTACACCCTGAAAGAATTGTTTCTGTATAAAAGACTCCCCCAGCAGTTCCAACACATATGGTTATTACAACAAACTAGAAGTAGCATACAAACTGTAGATGATCCTCTAAATAGTATGAGGGACGGTACTAATGAAATCTGAGTAATAGAATGAAAAATGTATGATATGACCTTAATAATAGTGTTGCTAGTGCAGTTGAAATATGCAGTATAATAATTCAGTTCTCTTTTTAATCTCCTGTCCCCTAACCACACTCACTGACATCttccaaacagcaatacattaCTGGTTTAACTCTTGGTCTGTCCTAAATTTTGTTCTGTATAAATGATAACACAGAACAAATAACTACATTTGCAATTTTGTTGCAGTTGATTTCATATGTGAattaacagtataaaacaaatTGGTTTGGTCAGTAATGGTCTTGGTCTGAAACACTGTCCATAGATTTCTAGAATGGTATCACATTTGAAGATTGGGATCATTGCTGTATTATGTAATTTACATATGCACTAGTGAAGCATTGCAATATTGTTCTCCTTGCTGTATAAGATGATATTTCATGTAGTTTCTGGATATGAGTTCAAACGCAGGTTACTGAGGATTATGGATGGATCTTTTTAAAACGAAAATATTAAAAAGTACCCCCTCACCCCACACAAAATGTGGTTAAATGGTCTATCTGAGTGTAAGTAATTTCAGACAAACATAGCTACTCAACATAACCTTGCATGACATTGTCACCACTATTTAGTGTAATCTTATACTTCAACTGTATCTGAAAAAGTGAACATTGAGTGAGAAACTGGTGGAGTGTACAGCTTTATAATGTAAGACAAAAGTTTCTTTGTGAAAAAAAGCAGATAAGCCTTAACTTTTTGTTTACCGTATGACTTGCACCAAGGTTAACTTTTCTGATATGGTTTGATAGTACTGACAGCAAAAGAAAGGTTTCCTAAAATTGACAAATTGAGTGGGAACAAGGTTTCAGAGAGCAGAGAAATTGTGTGCCTGCAGCTGATTCCACCTTTGGAGAAGATTGCAAAGAAACAAAGACTGTGTTTAGATGGAAGTGCACCAGCACCATAATTAGATTTCTGTGTACAATGGAATATGACTGTGGGATACTGCGGTTTTAAAAGAGGACCCTtatttagtaaaaaaacaaatcgatattaaatatttaacacattttataaagtaCATTCAAAGTAATCTCAGTCTTTGGAGTCTCCATTTCATTTAAATACCATACAATGTTTGAATACAGTAAAAATGTTAATGGGTGGTAAAGGCTTACAAGTtttaatatatagttaaatacatatttaacaatTTGTTGAAAGTCTACAGTTCTTTATATGAATATGTAGATTATCagtatatgggcagcagtgtggagtagtggttagggctctggactcttgaccggagggttgtgggttcaatccctggtaggggacactgctgttgtacccttgagcaaggtactttacctagattgctccagtaaaaacccaactgtataaatgggtaactgtatgtaaaaataatgtgatatcttgtaacaattgtaagtcgccctggataagggcgtctgctaagaaatagataataataataataatataaatcaaattatttaatttgtgaAGCAAACAAAGCATTCCTCCACAAATGTCCGAGAACGCTGTTAATAGGTtgacaacaaaaaaaaggcaACAGTTTGAAAAATCACtaattcagctttttatttttacaatacttaAGATTAGTCTACAAGTTAAGGCAAACATACCAAGCCATCTGATCGTTTTGAAATTATAATTAAAAGATATTACATAATTGAATCCCAAATAAAGATGCATTatcttttttattaataaaaaaagaaaaataagatcaAGTCTAAACACTCAGATTAAGATAATCAATAGCAGTATAGTAAAAACTAATACAACAGATACAAGGCGACACATGAATATCAGTTTATGATTCAGATAATCTTTAACAATGTAACCAAGTAGCATTGTAAAGGTTACTGAATGTGAACCACAGCCTCTGTACATAACACTATGTAAAATTTGGTCTAAATGAAGTGCAACATTGACAGTGTGATGTCCACAAAACATATCTTTTGATTGTTAACCATTAAAAGCCTAGAAGTGATTAAACAAATATATCATGTATTTGTGCTGTGTGGACTTTAATCATAATCTCTTCCTTTTTATGTATGTGTATTCTGTACCTTTAGGAAATCCATTAAACGAGTTATATTTTATTGGTAACAAAGACAAGCCTATACAGATGCAGCCCTTTTCAACTGACAACCAAGTTGCAAGCTTATGTGTCACCTTTCAAGACCCCAAGGGAGCTCTGCAGCAGCTGTAAATTACCCTGAAAATGAGAAAATAGAAGCAAATtcacagcacatttattttgagcAACCTTAAAATCTCACTTACAACAAGAGTATAGTCTTTGAAGTAAGCGCATTGCTGCTTTTCATCATTTCAGCTTTGAGATGTggttctatctatctatatatgaaagagagaaagaaagaaagaaagaaagcagagAAAGATAGAGGGAGAAGCTACTCTGCAGTGACATGTGAAAGATTTGTGTGATTTTCAGTTTCCACAAACTGCTGGATGCTGGACAGAGACAAAAACTAACCACTTTGTTTTCACACAAAAAGGCATTAAATGCAAAAGTGTTTGCCTGGACAGGAAGAGATTTACCTTGGCATGCTTGAGTTCCAATTCTGCCAGTTCTACAAGGTTTTTCCTGAAAGCAGCAACTCGTCTGGTCTTAAAGTCTATAAGCTCTGGTGGGGGGACGGGActgttattcattcattcattaacaaATACTACCATCAAAAAATGTATGAAGAGTTTGTTCTACTGCTGCATACATGCGACACGCAGGAAACATGATCACTGATTAGTAAAATCACCTCTAGGTTATTATCAAGCAGAATTAATATCTTGGTTTTAGAAAAATCTAATTAGCCAATTATGGTCTTATTTTATGGACGAGAGCAAGCCACCTACCTTGTTTTGCATATTCAGATATTTTTTCAAATTTCTGACAGCAAACTTGCTGACTAGTTTCTGCTTGAAGAACATCTTTGTTTTTGGCTCTTGCTTTATCCAAAGCTTTGTTTGCATTCTCATAATCGACCAATGACCTCCCTCGTCGGTAGAGGAGATCCtgcaaagcaaaaaacaaacaaagtaagaCGAAGAGCTGAGGTGCAGGCATGGTCAACATGGATGAATAAAAAACACTATAGCCAATTACACAAAATCTTTACCTTTGCAGCCTGCGACTCCCTCAGGTAATATTTCAGCAAATCAGCCAGTTTTAGATCCTTGTCTGCGGCCACCCTTGCTTCTATTTTCTGCATACAAATAGAAAAAGGAATAATTTCTCAAGGAgcacataaaaatacattttagctcAGCATGTAGCTTGGGAATGGTATACATCTGCATGCAGATTAATATAAAACACTGACAagattttattttcctttagaaACTAGCATTATCAACATGTCAGCAAAGTCTATGCAGCTCTTTACAGACAGGTATGTAATTACAGTATACCAATGGAAAGACAACCAAAAGGAATCTAGACCCAATGCTTTAGCAGCAATAACAATACTCTATGTATACTTTACATAGCTGataatttatttaagttttaaataAGTCACAATCCATAGCGAGTAATTGTTTTAGTACAAAAAATGCGCATTAAGATTAAGCGAATACATACCCGTGTTTTTTCAAGTAACTCTGATATTTTC
The Acipenser ruthenus chromosome 18, fAciRut3.2 maternal haplotype, whole genome shotgun sequence DNA segment above includes these coding regions:
- the LOC117424199 gene encoding E2F-associated phosphoprotein-like isoform X1, with amino-acid sequence MNRVEEYDSYPIEEPSDEERAASSSEDELDVLLHGTSDQKRKLLREYLTGESESSSEDEFEKEMETELNTTMKSIEGSWATPVTAGASSSSGQIQGGTSHIQGGSQTEYYDDVYFDTDSEDEGTLKNPETRKKKKQRKIPTNDELLYDPDEDDRDQAWVDSQRRGFRGQRKERELSGQRGKSKPLLHSDAVLNCPACMTTLCLDCQRHEKYRTQYRAMFVMNCTVNREEVLRYKGPMDKRRKNRSKKMKPNSQEAAEETQTDQEEKYHPVKCLECSTEVAVFDKEEVYHFFNILASHC
- the LOC117424199 gene encoding E2F-associated phosphoprotein-like isoform X2, which codes for MNRVEEYDSYPIEEPSDEERAASSSEDELDVLLHGTSDQKRKLLREYLTGESESSSEDEFEKEMETELNTTMKSIEGSWATPVTGASSSSGQIQGGTSHIQGGSQTEYYDDVYFDTDSEDEGTLKNPETRKKKKQRKIPTNDELLYDPDEDDRDQAWVDSQRRGFRGQRKERELSGQRGKSKPLLHSDAVLNCPACMTTLCLDCQRHEKYRTQYRAMFVMNCTVNREEVLRYKGPMDKRRKNRSKKMKPNSQEAAEETQTDQEEKYHPVKCLECSTEVAVFDKEEVYHFFNILASHC